The following coding sequences lie in one Stigmatopora argus isolate UIUO_Sarg chromosome 5, RoL_Sarg_1.0, whole genome shotgun sequence genomic window:
- the LOC144074078 gene encoding uncharacterized protein LOC144074078 — protein sequence MLVHDCLILMALFSPILSSDPNCEELVVSLEDRNLISGKWIFHAGTSDNKDFLDEFKTVSSSWIELSLLPDSENFTMTWRDNIEGNCSFDNVTSTFSNSSSNVQAHYITSEEIHAETYLKTCPDCLLLIDKMAVQVSHLKTLEGRVFALFTRSGRLDDTHLEVFKKQAACLNFTGDLHFGDTTDLCLEDNP from the exons ATGCTTGTTCAcgattgtttaattttaatggcGCTCTTTTCTCCGATTCTTTCATCGGATCCCAACTGTGAAGAGCTTGTAGTATCACTGGAAGACAGGAACCTG ATTTCTGGAAAATGGATATTTCATGCTGGAACATCAGACAATAAAGATTTTTTGGATGAATTTAAAACGGTTTCCAGCTCCTGGATTGAACTCTCACTCCTGCCAGACAGTGAAAACTTTACAATGACATGGAGAGACAACAT AGAAGGGAATTGTTCTTTTGACAATGTTACATCCACTTTTTCCAACAGTTCTTCAAATGTGCAAg CTCACTACATAACATCTGAGGAAATACATGCTGAGACATACCTGAAGACCTGTCCTGATTGCCTCCTCTTGATTGACAAAATGGCAGTGCAGGTCTCGCATTTAAAAACCTTAGAAGGCAGAGTCTTTGCTCTTTTCA CGAGATCAGGAAGACTCGATGACACTCACCTGGAGGTTTTCAAGAAACAAGCTGCTTGCCTCAACTTTACAGGAGATTTGCATTTTGGAGACACCACAG ATCTGTGTCTCGAAGATAACCCGTGA